One genomic window of Pseudomonas chlororaphis subsp. piscium includes the following:
- a CDS encoding hydroxymethylglutaryl-CoA lyase produces MSLPTHVRLVEVGPRDGLQNEAQPISVADKVQLVDALSAAGLGYIEVGSFVSPKWVPQMAGSAEVFAQIQRKPGVTYGALAPNLRGFEDALAAGVKEVAVFAAASEAFSQRNINCSISESLERFVPIMEAAKQHGVTVRGYVSCVLGCPYEGEVAPEQVAVVARELYSMGCYEVSLGDTIGTGTAGATRRMFEVVSAHVPLDKLAGHFHDTYGQALANIYASLLEGIAVFDSSIAGLGGCPYAKGASGNVASEDVLYLLNGLGIETGIDMERLILAGQQICSVLGRPTGSRVAKARYPG; encoded by the coding sequence ATGTCCCTCCCCACCCATGTGCGCCTGGTCGAAGTCGGTCCTCGCGACGGTTTGCAGAACGAAGCCCAGCCCATCAGCGTCGCCGACAAGGTGCAACTGGTGGACGCCCTGAGCGCGGCCGGGCTTGGCTATATAGAAGTCGGCAGTTTCGTCTCACCCAAATGGGTGCCGCAGATGGCCGGGTCCGCCGAGGTGTTCGCGCAGATCCAGCGCAAGCCGGGGGTGACCTACGGAGCCCTCGCCCCGAACCTGCGCGGTTTCGAAGATGCCCTGGCCGCCGGGGTCAAGGAAGTCGCGGTGTTCGCCGCCGCCTCCGAGGCCTTCTCCCAGCGCAACATCAACTGCTCCATCAGCGAAAGCCTGGAACGCTTCGTGCCGATCATGGAGGCGGCGAAACAGCATGGCGTTACCGTGCGCGGTTACGTGTCCTGTGTGCTGGGTTGCCCTTACGAAGGCGAGGTAGCGCCGGAACAGGTCGCCGTGGTCGCTCGCGAGCTGTACAGCATGGGCTGCTACGAGGTGTCCCTGGGCGACACCATTGGCACCGGCACCGCCGGCGCTACCCGCCGCATGTTCGAGGTGGTGTCCGCCCACGTTCCGCTGGACAAGCTCGCCGGGCACTTCCACGACACCTATGGCCAGGCCCTGGCCAATATCTACGCCAGCCTGCTGGAAGGCATCGCAGTGTTCGACAGCTCCATCGCCGGGCTCGGCGGCTGCCCCTACGCCAAGGGCGCCAGCGGTAACGTCGCCAGCGAGGACGTGCTGTACCTGCTCAATGGGCTGGGCATCGAAACCGGTATCGACATGGAGCGCCTGATCCTCGCCGGCCAGCAGATCTGCTCCGTGCTGGGGCGCCCCACCGGCTCGCGCGTCGCCAAGGCCCGTTACCCAGGTTGA